In one Methylocaldum szegediense genomic region, the following are encoded:
- a CDS encoding DUF927 domain-containing protein — MAVTKPSLELTQPLPAGSAAEAFTADRGDTQSQSAGSSTAHFGEAAQGRPARSRKGTIPPTAANVRAALSYLSPDCDRDTWVSIGMAVKDALGDAGFELFDAWSRDGQSYRPADCRDTWKSIKPGGATTVATLWRLALDAGWRPDGEAHEETEAERQARERERARRAEREAADRAKKARAAERKTAELARIVVPAGENHPYLIRKGVKPTETLFEIPADRLATAIGYAPKSDDEPLAGRVLVAFVEHDGRRATAEFIDATGRKSALAGGPKSGGYWAAQPLPDGDGAGLVLLLGEGIATVLSAREATGYLAIAALSAANLPKVATALRARYPKARLIVLGDAGKAVKYAEQAAKSTGAALAVPGFTPEQASAFQRQHGKQPTDFNDLGALAGLEVVKQQIRQAERAGTGMPAAKSELPKGFKLTDKGLFFLEEGEDEATDKRKIFVCSPLFVTAETRSKDQTQWGRLLEWNDRDGHAHAWTIPMAMLEGEPSGVCSVLADGGLIVGVGSKSRNLLIRYIKECKPGARVRCVNRIGWHGPVYVLPTQTLGERQGERVLYQNGASGPGDFRQRGSVAEWRESVAKLSAGNSRLMTAIGFAFAAPLLQFVPGEESGGAHFRGDSSCGKSTLLWAAASVYGQPSGDDSFRKEWRATGNGLEGLATSRNDSLLILDEMGQVDGREAGNIAYMLANGQPKLRMADNTGLRKAPSWRLLFLSSGEISLADHMAAAGKTIKAGQENRLADIPAAPFTGFGVFDRLNGYPSGAELSVAIREAAAKYHGAVGIAFIERVAEIQETLPDRLKTAIARFVADVVPRGASGQVDRVAKRFGLVAAAIELAGEFGLTGWDPGEGTWAVKACFADWLHQRGGAGDHEVTAILSQVRAFFEANGESRFSDWEAAERVANSVEDERRVVANRVGFRRRSQTEGYTYYVLPEAFKREVCAGLNPDRAAQVLKEHGWLEPDKQGKSSQNQRLPGFGRQTRCYVFTPKMWEMP, encoded by the coding sequence ATGGCCGTGACCAAGCCTTCCCTCGAGCTGACACAACCGCTTCCGGCGGGGTCGGCCGCCGAGGCCTTCACCGCCGATCGTGGCGATACTCAATCGCAGTCGGCCGGATCCTCCACCGCTCATTTCGGCGAGGCTGCCCAGGGCAGGCCGGCGCGAAGCCGGAAAGGGACTATCCCACCAACGGCTGCCAACGTCCGGGCCGCTCTGTCCTATCTATCGCCCGACTGTGACCGCGACACGTGGGTGTCGATCGGGATGGCTGTCAAAGATGCCCTGGGCGATGCCGGCTTTGAGCTGTTCGATGCGTGGTCCAGGGACGGCCAGTCCTACCGGCCGGCTGACTGCCGCGACACCTGGAAGTCCATCAAGCCCGGCGGCGCGACCACCGTCGCGACCCTGTGGCGCTTGGCCCTCGATGCCGGCTGGCGGCCGGACGGCGAAGCCCACGAGGAAACCGAGGCCGAGCGCCAGGCGCGCGAGCGGGAACGGGCGCGGCGCGCGGAACGTGAGGCCGCAGACCGGGCCAAGAAAGCCCGGGCGGCTGAGAGGAAGACTGCGGAGCTGGCGCGGATCGTGGTTCCGGCCGGTGAGAATCATCCCTATCTGATCCGCAAAGGGGTTAAGCCGACTGAAACTCTCTTCGAGATTCCCGCGGATCGACTGGCCACAGCTATAGGCTATGCGCCCAAAAGCGACGACGAACCGCTGGCCGGTCGCGTGCTGGTGGCCTTCGTGGAGCATGACGGCCGACGCGCGACAGCCGAGTTCATCGATGCCACCGGCCGCAAGTCTGCCCTCGCCGGAGGGCCGAAGAGCGGGGGCTATTGGGCGGCGCAGCCATTACCGGACGGCGATGGGGCCGGCCTGGTGCTTCTGCTCGGTGAGGGCATTGCGACCGTTTTATCAGCCCGCGAGGCAACCGGATACCTGGCCATTGCGGCGCTGTCGGCCGCGAACTTGCCGAAAGTCGCCACGGCGTTGCGAGCGCGCTATCCCAAGGCCCGGCTGATCGTGTTGGGCGATGCCGGCAAAGCCGTGAAGTACGCCGAGCAAGCGGCCAAGTCTACGGGCGCGGCGCTGGCGGTACCTGGCTTCACGCCAGAGCAAGCCTCCGCGTTCCAGAGACAGCACGGCAAGCAGCCCACCGATTTTAACGATCTGGGGGCGCTGGCCGGGCTTGAGGTGGTCAAGCAGCAAATCAGACAAGCCGAGCGTGCCGGGACTGGGATGCCGGCCGCGAAGTCCGAGCTGCCGAAAGGGTTCAAGCTGACCGACAAAGGGCTCTTCTTCCTGGAAGAAGGCGAGGATGAAGCCACCGATAAACGAAAAATCTTCGTGTGCAGCCCTTTGTTCGTTACCGCCGAAACCCGGAGCAAGGATCAAACGCAATGGGGGCGCCTGCTTGAATGGAACGACCGCGACGGGCACGCCCACGCTTGGACCATCCCCATGGCCATGCTGGAGGGCGAGCCTTCCGGCGTTTGCTCGGTATTGGCTGACGGCGGCCTCATCGTCGGCGTCGGCTCCAAATCCCGCAATCTTCTGATCCGCTATATCAAAGAGTGCAAACCTGGCGCTCGGGTGCGCTGCGTCAACCGGATCGGCTGGCACGGCCCGGTGTACGTCCTTCCGACCCAAACCCTCGGCGAGCGGCAAGGTGAGCGCGTGCTGTACCAGAACGGCGCTTCGGGGCCGGGCGACTTTCGCCAGCGCGGCAGCGTCGCCGAGTGGCGGGAGTCCGTGGCCAAGCTATCCGCTGGCAATTCCAGACTGATGACGGCTATCGGCTTTGCCTTCGCCGCGCCCTTGCTCCAGTTCGTGCCCGGCGAGGAATCCGGCGGCGCCCACTTCCGTGGTGATAGCAGCTGCGGCAAGTCCACGCTCCTGTGGGCGGCGGCTTCGGTTTACGGGCAACCATCTGGGGACGATTCATTCCGAAAGGAGTGGCGGGCGACCGGCAACGGGTTGGAGGGCTTGGCCACGTCGCGGAATGACTCGCTTTTGATCCTCGACGAGATGGGCCAGGTGGACGGCCGTGAGGCCGGGAACATCGCCTACATGCTGGCCAACGGCCAGCCGAAGCTTCGTATGGCCGACAACACCGGGCTGCGCAAAGCCCCCTCATGGCGGCTCCTTTTCCTATCGAGCGGTGAAATCAGCTTGGCCGATCACATGGCGGCGGCCGGCAAGACGATTAAAGCCGGCCAAGAAAACCGGCTCGCCGACATTCCCGCCGCGCCCTTTACCGGGTTCGGCGTATTTGACCGGCTCAACGGCTATCCGTCGGGCGCCGAGCTGTCGGTGGCGATCCGCGAGGCTGCGGCGAAGTATCACGGTGCCGTGGGTATTGCGTTTATCGAGCGTGTTGCCGAGATCCAGGAGACTTTGCCCGATCGTCTGAAAACCGCTATCGCCCGTTTCGTAGCCGATGTCGTGCCGCGCGGGGCGAGCGGTCAGGTGGACCGCGTGGCAAAGCGCTTCGGCCTGGTCGCCGCGGCGATCGAACTGGCTGGCGAATTCGGGTTAACCGGCTGGGACCCAGGAGAAGGCACGTGGGCGGTCAAGGCATGCTTTGCTGATTGGCTCCACCAGCGTGGTGGCGCGGGCGACCACGAGGTAACGGCGATCCTGTCGCAAGTTCGGGCCTTTTTCGAGGCCAACGGCGAAAGCCGTTTCTCCGACTGGGAGGCCGCCGAACGCGTCGCCAACAGCGTGGAGGATGAACGGCGCGTCGTCGCCAATCGCGTGGGATTCCGGCGCCGGAGCCAGACCGAAGGCTACACCTACTATGTACTGCCCGAGGCGTTCAAGCGCGAGGTATGCGCGGGGCTCAACCCAGATCGGGCCGCGCAAGTGCTTAAAGAACACGGCTGGCTGGAGCCTGATAAACAGGGCAAAAGCTCACAGAATCAAAGGCTTCCTGGCTTTGGCAGGCAGACCCGGTGCTATGTATTTACCCCCAAGATGTGGGAAATGCCGTAA
- a CDS encoding phage tail tape measure protein, protein MTRQAEAGFQRIGYGVAGLVGAGYSVANLVGPARAMNNALSTVQALGGDMQTLTQLDKLAKSFSVEFGDSAADFVKSAAAIKSGIDDLTGDEIARFTYVGNLLAKSAESDAATITKVMTSMYNVFKQQADAMGRAEWVALMAAQVTRAAKIFRTDGQQMAEAFEGLAATATNVNRPMHEQVAVLGKLQGVFKGAEAATKYVSFLQGVGKAQEKLGLKFTDSQGKMLSVVEILERIRGKFGETFTVADADLLKKAFGRKEAVSFIQTLMVDLEGLKANIDEISQVRGLQDLTQMAQILADPFDRVTRGVEALRIAVGQKMIDAMMPTLNKIVEIEKRMIGWTDRFPKLTALIGKGTLAVFGLIAAISALSIAVGVSKFLMIGWQAAFGVLKFAILNMLPALGKFVAVVLFDAVPAIVSFTLALLANPITWIVIGIAALVAVIAAAVIYWDQWTSAVIEWASALGESSGLFALVDNLIEYWNKLPVWWDETVNWLIAKFDQISDWWTRFTSWLSSLNPFAGISAAIDGVLGKIAQIPGVGSLVRAIVPSAPSPVIVPSAPSPVPPPAALSASMWANVPAGGIANKISSKGGGFQFRDLHVNNYGQPMSGQQLVNELAFAAG, encoded by the coding sequence ATGACCCGGCAGGCCGAAGCCGGCTTCCAGCGTATCGGCTACGGCGTAGCGGGGCTAGTCGGCGCGGGTTACAGCGTCGCCAACTTGGTTGGCCCCGCGCGGGCCATGAATAACGCCCTGAGTACCGTCCAAGCGCTCGGAGGGGATATGCAAACCCTCACCCAACTGGACAAACTGGCCAAGAGTTTTTCAGTCGAGTTCGGCGATAGCGCGGCCGATTTCGTTAAAAGCGCCGCCGCCATCAAGAGCGGGATCGACGATCTCACGGGAGACGAGATCGCGCGCTTCACCTATGTGGGCAACTTGCTGGCCAAGAGCGCGGAATCGGATGCCGCGACCATCACCAAAGTCATGACCTCCATGTACAACGTGTTCAAGCAACAGGCCGACGCCATGGGGCGCGCCGAGTGGGTGGCGCTGATGGCGGCGCAAGTCACGCGCGCGGCGAAAATCTTCAGGACCGATGGCCAGCAAATGGCCGAGGCGTTCGAAGGCCTCGCCGCGACCGCGACGAACGTCAATAGGCCGATGCACGAACAGGTCGCGGTGCTCGGCAAGCTGCAAGGGGTCTTTAAAGGGGCGGAAGCGGCCACGAAATACGTTTCCTTCCTCCAAGGAGTCGGCAAGGCGCAAGAAAAGCTTGGACTCAAGTTCACCGACAGCCAGGGGAAGATGCTATCTGTCGTCGAGATCCTGGAGCGCATCCGGGGCAAGTTCGGGGAAACCTTTACCGTCGCCGACGCCGATTTGTTGAAAAAGGCGTTCGGCCGTAAGGAGGCGGTTTCTTTTATTCAGACTCTGATGGTCGACCTCGAGGGCCTCAAGGCCAACATAGACGAAATCAGCCAGGTTCGCGGTCTCCAAGACTTGACCCAGATGGCCCAGATCTTGGCAGACCCCTTCGACCGCGTAACAAGGGGCGTCGAGGCGCTCAGGATCGCCGTCGGGCAGAAAATGATCGATGCCATGATGCCGACGCTCAACAAGATCGTGGAGATCGAAAAGCGGATGATCGGCTGGACCGATCGATTCCCAAAGCTCACAGCCCTTATCGGCAAAGGCACGCTCGCTGTGTTCGGCCTGATTGCCGCAATTTCGGCGCTTTCTATCGCCGTGGGCGTTTCCAAGTTCCTGATGATTGGTTGGCAAGCGGCGTTCGGCGTACTCAAGTTCGCCATCCTCAACATGCTCCCGGCGCTCGGCAAGTTCGTCGCTGTCGTCCTCTTCGACGCAGTGCCGGCCATCGTGAGTTTTACCCTCGCCTTGCTCGCCAATCCGATCACCTGGATCGTCATCGGTATCGCCGCTTTGGTGGCGGTCATTGCCGCCGCGGTCATCTATTGGGACCAGTGGACCTCGGCCGTGATCGAATGGGCCAGCGCACTGGGCGAATCATCTGGACTCTTTGCCCTGGTCGACAACCTGATCGAGTATTGGAACAAGCTCCCAGTATGGTGGGACGAAACCGTTAACTGGCTGATTGCCAAGTTCGACCAGATCAGCGATTGGTGGACCCGCTTCACCAGTTGGCTGTCCAGCCTGAACCCGTTCGCCGGAATCTCCGCCGCCATCGATGGGGTACTCGGAAAGATAGCCCAGATCCCAGGCGTCGGCTCGCTGGTTAGGGCTATCGTGCCGTCTGCGCCGTCTCCGGTTATCGTGCCGTCTGCGCCGTCTCCGGTGCCGCCGCCCGCTGCGCTTTCGGCGTCGATGTGGGCCAACGTACCCGCTGGCGGCATTGCCAACAAAATTTCCTCGAAGGGTGGTGGCTTCCAGTTCCGGGACCTGCACGTAAACAACTACGGGCAGCCCATGAGCGGGCAGCAGCTGGTCAACGAACTTGCCTTCGCCGCGGGTTGA
- a CDS encoding zinc ribbon domain-containing protein, translated as MPPQNTSRTCPECGHVSADNRRTQARFACVECGFEENADLAGAINILRAGHARCACEVSDAEVSPAAGTHRSDSGAVKCLA; from the coding sequence GTGCCGCCCCAGAACACCAGCCGCACCTGCCCGGAGTGTGGTCATGTGTCTGCCGACAACCGGCGCACACAGGCCCGCTTTGCCTGCGTCGAGTGCGGTTTCGAGGAAAACGCCGATCTGGCCGGCGCGATCAACATTCTCAGGGCGGGACACGCCCGTTGCGCCTGTGAAGTGAGCGATGCAGAAGTGTCGCCAGCAGCAGGAACCCACCGAAGCGACTCAGGAGCGGTTAAATGCCTCGCCTGA
- a CDS encoding helix-turn-helix domain-containing protein yields MLIAHRIALDPNNVQATYFARAAGTARFAYNWALVEWKRQYEAWKLDNSLPKPTQHALRRQLNAIKREQFPF; encoded by the coding sequence ATGCTGATCGCCCATCGCATCGCGCTCGATCCAAACAACGTGCAAGCGACCTACTTTGCCCGCGCCGCAGGCACGGCCCGCTTTGCCTATAACTGGGCGCTGGTCGAGTGGAAGCGGCAGTACGAGGCATGGAAACTGGACAACAGCCTACCCAAACCCACGCAACACGCCTTGCGGCGGCAACTGAACGCCATCAAGCGCGAACAGTTTCCGTTTTAG
- a CDS encoding ogr/Delta-like zinc finger family protein, whose product MRINCPHCGGKAAITSRHPQTKTAVNLYCHCRNVASCGATFVYCLALSHTINPPVNVTAQLAATIIRALPAEERAKLRGMVDL is encoded by the coding sequence ATGCGCATCAACTGTCCACACTGTGGAGGCAAGGCCGCCATCACCAGTAGGCACCCCCAAACCAAGACAGCCGTGAATCTCTATTGTCATTGCCGGAACGTCGCCAGCTGCGGCGCCACATTCGTCTATTGTCTCGCCCTCAGTCACACCATCAATCCGCCGGTCAACGTCACCGCCCAACTCGCCGCAACTATCATCAGAGCGCTCCCCGCCGAGGAACGCGCCAAGCTGCGCGGCATGGTCGATCTCTAG
- a CDS encoding PA0069 family radical SAM protein — translation MSDDGFENIRIPNMPRKGRGAVSNRDSRYSKTVREKIDDGWWPEDAPPLTTSVTHETARSIITHNRSPDIPFELSINPYRGCEHGCIYCYARPGHAYMGLSPGMDFETRLFAKSDAAALLRKELSETTYRPSPIALGANTDPYQPIEREWRTTRQILEVLRDCRHPVSITTKSALIERDLDILSAMARDHLAQVQISITTLDKGLARIMEPRATSPQRRLQTIRTLANAGVPVTVMVAPVIPVLTDAELETILTQAAEHGAIRANYIMLRLPLEVTELFREWLETHFPLKAKHILARIRDLHGGNLYDSRFGVRQSGSGIYADLIRKRFLLALKKTGLNTVEIRSNSELFRRPVDGPVQTSLF, via the coding sequence ATGAGTGACGATGGATTCGAAAATATCCGTATCCCGAACATGCCGAGAAAAGGCCGCGGAGCGGTGAGCAATCGGGATTCCCGCTATTCGAAGACCGTGCGCGAGAAGATCGACGACGGCTGGTGGCCCGAGGATGCGCCCCCGCTGACAACCAGCGTGACTCATGAGACCGCTCGCAGCATTATCACCCATAACCGTTCGCCAGACATCCCGTTCGAGCTCTCTATCAACCCCTACCGGGGCTGTGAACATGGCTGCATCTATTGCTATGCACGCCCCGGCCACGCTTACATGGGATTGTCACCGGGAATGGACTTCGAGACCCGCCTTTTTGCCAAATCCGACGCGGCCGCTCTGCTTCGGAAGGAACTGAGCGAGACAACCTATCGTCCGTCCCCGATCGCTTTAGGAGCCAACACCGATCCCTATCAACCGATCGAGAGGGAATGGCGCACCACCCGTCAAATCCTCGAAGTACTCCGCGATTGCCGCCATCCGGTCAGTATCACCACGAAATCGGCATTGATCGAGCGCGATCTCGACATCCTGTCAGCCATGGCTCGAGATCATCTGGCCCAAGTTCAGATCTCGATCACCACACTCGATAAAGGTTTGGCGCGAATCATGGAACCCCGCGCAACCAGCCCGCAGCGCCGCTTGCAAACGATCCGCACACTAGCAAACGCCGGCGTACCAGTTACCGTAATGGTGGCCCCGGTCATTCCGGTTCTGACCGATGCCGAGCTCGAAACCATCCTTACGCAAGCTGCCGAACACGGAGCCATCCGGGCCAATTACATCATGCTGCGACTCCCCCTTGAAGTAACCGAATTGTTCCGTGAATGGCTGGAAACCCACTTTCCCTTGAAAGCCAAACATATTCTGGCGCGGATCCGCGATCTCCATGGCGGCAACCTGTACGACTCGCGTTTCGGGGTTCGTCAGTCCGGGTCGGGTATTTATGCCGATCTGATCCGGAAACGTTTTCTGCTGGCGCTCAAGAAAACCGGGCTCAACACCGTGGAAATCCGATCCAATTCGGAGCTTTTCCGACGACCCGTCGATGGTCCGGTGCAAACGAGTTTGTTCTAA
- the moeA gene encoding molybdopterin molybdotransferase MoeA, with the protein MTTIIQPSCSDNEEPGALHVDDALAHMLSAVSPVKGYEQVALLEAVSRVLHEPVVSPIDVPSHTNSAVDGYALRGEDLPGPGDVARFQVVGTALAGTPFVGELLSGQAVRIMTGASMPNGADTVLMQEHVDFDGERISVTGGRHRVGDNVRLAGEDIKQGETILKPGRRLTPPDIGLIASMGIGEVKVKRRPRVALLSTGSELHSLGKALGGGGVYDSNRYTLHAALKRLSVKVMDQGTVPDDPELLTEAFMRAAAAADVVISTGGVSVGEADFVKEILSSIGTVGFWKIAMKPGRPLAFGSIGGTTFVGLPGNPVAAIVSFYRFVLPLLEKKMGVQEYSVMPMLKAKCVERLAKKPGRTEYQRGILERTETGDWEVRTTGSQSSGILRSMSLANVLIALEHDRADVEPGDLVDVLPLAYLM; encoded by the coding sequence ATGACTACGATTATCCAACCGAGTTGCAGCGATAATGAAGAGCCCGGCGCACTTCATGTCGATGACGCTTTAGCCCATATGCTGAGTGCCGTATCGCCGGTCAAGGGTTATGAGCAAGTCGCCTTGCTCGAAGCCGTTTCCCGAGTTCTGCACGAGCCCGTGGTCTCGCCCATTGATGTTCCGTCGCACACCAATTCGGCAGTCGACGGCTATGCCTTGAGGGGAGAGGATCTGCCGGGACCCGGTGACGTCGCGAGGTTCCAGGTGGTAGGGACGGCTTTGGCGGGAACGCCGTTTGTCGGAGAACTGCTTTCGGGGCAAGCGGTGCGCATCATGACCGGCGCGTCTATGCCGAACGGAGCCGATACCGTGCTGATGCAGGAGCATGTCGATTTCGATGGGGAGCGGATTTCCGTGACTGGCGGGCGACACCGTGTCGGAGACAATGTCCGCCTGGCCGGGGAAGATATCAAGCAGGGTGAGACCATTCTGAAACCGGGACGCCGTTTGACCCCGCCGGATATCGGCTTAATCGCCTCAATGGGAATCGGTGAAGTCAAGGTTAAGCGGCGTCCGCGGGTGGCTCTCTTGTCGACCGGAAGCGAACTCCATTCGCTCGGGAAGGCTTTGGGGGGTGGCGGCGTATACGACAGCAACCGATATACCCTCCATGCGGCGCTGAAGCGCTTGAGCGTCAAGGTGATGGACCAGGGTACCGTACCCGATGATCCAGAATTGCTGACGGAAGCTTTCATGCGAGCGGCTGCTGCGGCCGATGTGGTGATTTCCACCGGCGGCGTGTCGGTCGGCGAGGCCGATTTCGTCAAAGAAATTCTGTCGTCGATCGGTACCGTCGGTTTTTGGAAAATCGCCATGAAGCCCGGTCGCCCCCTCGCTTTCGGAAGTATTGGCGGCACAACTTTTGTCGGCTTGCCGGGAAATCCGGTGGCAGCGATCGTCAGTTTCTATCGGTTTGTCCTTCCATTGCTTGAAAAGAAGATGGGCGTTCAGGAATATTCCGTCATGCCCATGTTGAAGGCCAAGTGCGTCGAACGTTTAGCAAAAAAGCCGGGGCGTACGGAATATCAACGAGGCATTCTGGAACGGACAGAAACCGGGGACTGGGAGGTTCGTACGACCGGCAGTCAAAGTTCAGGCATCCTTCGTTCGATGAGTTTGGCCAACGTCCTGATCGCGCTGGAACACGATCGCGCGGATGTCGAACCGGGTGATTTGGTCGATGTCTTGCCTTTGGCCTATTTGATGTAG
- a CDS encoding PilZ domain-containing protein, with protein MNSEKERRRAPRLDSRISAYLIMPASAPLRGIAKNISRSGVFIEVAKPSKRLIGETARLVFTLEHGNLIRLARYSVVVVRESQHGIGLGFWQSGKTPGARET; from the coding sequence ATGAATTCGGAGAAGGAACGCCGGCGTGCGCCACGGCTCGATTCGCGAATTTCCGCTTATCTCATCATGCCGGCTAGCGCTCCCTTACGAGGCATCGCGAAAAACATAAGCCGTTCAGGCGTCTTCATCGAAGTCGCGAAACCGTCGAAGCGGCTCATTGGTGAGACGGCCAGGCTCGTCTTTACCCTCGAACACGGCAACCTGATACGGTTGGCTCGGTATTCGGTCGTTGTCGTACGGGAATCGCAGCACGGAATCGGCCTCGGTTTTTGGCAGTCTGGCAAAACCCCGGGTGCTCGCGAAACCTGA